In Grus americana isolate bGruAme1 chromosome 26, bGruAme1.mat, whole genome shotgun sequence, a single window of DNA contains:
- the ARHGAP25 gene encoding rho GTPase-activating protein 25 — MSLKLPRNWDFNLKMDAAKIARSKSVMTGEPAGAQPASPNPLERPLKIGWLKKQRSIVKNWQQRYFVLKGQQLYYYKDEDDVKPQGCLCLQGSTIKEVASNPEDGGKFIFEIIPGVSGDQNRTGQDTCVLMANSQSEMEEWVKSIRRVLGSASGAVFGQRLAETMAYEQKFGQHQVPILVQKCAEFIREHGVSEEGIFRLPGQDNLVKQLRDAFDAGERPSFDRDTDVHTVASLFKLYLRELPEPVVPWMQYEDFLLCGQALDADERKGHQELLKQLSLLPRDNYNLLSYICRFLHEIQLNSSVNKMSVDNLATVIGVNLIRPKIEDPAIIMRGTPQIQKVMTVMISDHADLFPPSKDVPPSPPAQKNDKKAPIPRSSVGWDAAEDPVVPRADSLIQRQMRDDLSCSSAPGPAASSSTPREDNVSKDTLGMWKTQSRKRTQTLPNRKSFLTAASLGEKGSNDKNDIFASDFWKSSAGSSMRSVAPDGHKRTLSHDLFKLLDFHRASTCDSVPTSQAESGEGSRSSPSPSSSGSDKDFLPCHSPSHQPKETASPPSSPAEVSKPIQESREFLQNMILKLEKEMEVQKNDYEEQIKSLEKENYEVWAKVVRLNHDIEREKKKSEELELKLMNVERSREDMEKKNKMLEEEIKNLAKATSKTDAKTN; from the exons ATGTCCCTCAAGCTGCCACGGAACTGGGATTTCAACCTGAAAATGGATGCTGCAAAAATAG CCCGCTCCAAGAGCGTGATGACTGGCGAGCCCGCGGGCGCCCAGCCGGCCTCCCCCAACCCGCTAGAGCGGCCCCTGAAGATCGGATGGCTGAAAAAGCAGCGCTCCATCGTCAAGAACTGGCAGCAGCGGTACTTCGTGCTTAAGGGCCAGCAGCTTTACTACTACAAGGATGAGGATGATGTCAAACCACAG GGCTGCCTGTGTCTCCAGGGAAGCACCATCAAGGAGGTGGCCAGCAACCCAGAAGATGGAGGGAAATTCATCTTCGAAATCATCCCAG GTGTCTCTGGAGACCAGAACCGGACAGGGCAGGACACCTGTGTGCTCATGGCTAATTCCCAGTCTGAGATGGAGGAATGGGTTAAATCCATCCGACGAGTGCTGGGGTCAGCATCAGGAG CGGTGTTTGGCCAGCGCTTGGCAGAGACCATGGCCTATGAGCAGAAATTTGGGCAGCACCAGGTCCCCATCCTGGTGCAGAAGTGTGCTGAgttcatccgggagcacggtgTGAGCGAGGAGGGCATCTTCCGCCTCCCCGGCCAGGACAACCTAGTGAAACAGCTCAGAGACGCGTTTGATGCTGGGGAAAGACCATCATTTGACCG GGATACGGATGTGCACACTGTGGCCTCTCTGTTCAAACTCTACCTGCGGGAGCTCCCTGAGCCGGTTGTGCCCTGGATGCAGTATGAGGATTTCCTGCTGTGTGGTCAGGCTCTGGATGCGGATGAGAGAAAG GGCCATCAGGAGCTCCTGAAGCAACTGTCCCTCCTTCCCAGAGACAACTACAACCTCCTCAGCTATATCTGCAG GTTTCTACATGAAATACAGCTGAACTCCAGTGTTAACAAGATGAGTGTGGATAACCTGGCAACAGTGATTGGAGTGAACCTCATCAGACCCAAGATAGAGGATCCTGCAATTATTATGAGAG GCACCCCGCAGATCCAGAAAGTGATGACTGTGATGATAAGTGACCATGCAGACCTCTTTCCCCCATCCAAGGATGTGCCGCCCTCCCCACCTGCccaaaaaaatgacaagaaagCCCCCATCCCGCGCAGCTCTGTGGGCTGGGACGCAGCAGAAGATCCTGTGGTGCCCAGGGCGGACAGTTTGATCCAAAGACAAATG AGAGATGAcctgagctgcagcagtgccCCCGGACCAGCTGCGAGCTCAAGTACACCCAGAGAAGATAACGTGTCCAAAGATACACTGGGAATGTGGAAAACACAGTCAAGGAAAAGAACTCAGACTTTACCAAACAGGAAATCTTTCCTGACAGCTGCTTCTCTGGGGGAGAAAGGCAGCAATGACAAAAATGACATATTTGCCAGTGACTTTTGGAAAAGCTCCGCTGGGAGCAGCATGCGCTCCGTGGCCCCCGACGGACATAAGAGAACATTGTCTCATGATCTTTTTAAGCTGCTCGACTTTCACCGGGCTTCAACCTGTGATAGTGTTCCTACCTCCCAGGCAGAAAGTGGGGAAGGCAGccgctccagccccagcccttcGAGCAGCGGCTCTGATAAGGATTTTCTACCTTGCCACAGTCCCAGCCATCAGCCAAAGGAAACGGCCAgtccccccagcagccctgctgaggTCTCCAAGCCTATTCAGGAGAGCAGGGAGTTCCTGCAAAATATGATCCtgaagctggaaaaagaaatggaggtACAGAAAAATGACTACGAGGAACAAATTAAAAG TCTTGAGAAGGAGAACTATGAAGTCTGGGCCAAAGTGGTGAGGCTGAATCACGACATtgagagggagaagaagaagtCTGAGGAACTGGAGCTAAAGTTGATGAACGTGGAGCGCTCACGGGAGgacatggagaagaaaaacaagatgcTTGAGGAGGAGATAAAAAACTTAGCTAAAGCCACAAGCAAAACTGATGCCAAAACCAACTAG